The sequence below is a genomic window from Fusobacterium varium.
ATTACTGTAACTAGTCCTCCACCAATGTATTCTTTTCCTACTAGATATACGTTAGCTGCCTTTACCATAGCGTCTGCTGCCTCAATTGATCCTATTAATCCTTTTGTTTCGATCATACCTAATGCATCATATTTCATAATTTTATCCTCCTGTTTTTTACTTTTATTTTTATTATTTATTTATAATTATGTTTTTTTATTTTTCTTCTAAAATTGTAATTCTACTTTTTGAATTTAAACCAAAAGCATTTGCTTCTTCAACATCTAAATGGCACTCTAAAGCTGAGGTAGTTGTTACTCTTACTATTGTATTTTCTAAAATTCCTCCTCTTTCTCCAGTAACTTTTATTGCTACTTTGTCTCCATCTTTTACACCGAATTTTGTTGCATCTTCTGGAGTCATGTGAATATGTCTTTGAGAAACCATAACTCCCTCAGATAAATATATGCTTCCTTTAGGTCCTACAACAGTTATTCCTGGAGTCCCTGTTATATCTCCTGAAAGTCTTACTACTGACTTTACTCCTAATTTTATACAGTCTCCTGCTGATACTTCTACTTGAGTATATTTTCTTTCTGGTCCTAAAACTCTTACTTTTTCTATACAACCTTTAGGTCCACAAATAGTAACTGTTTCTTTACAAGCAAATTGTCCTACTTGTGATAAATCTTTTATTTTCTCAAAAGAATAATCTTTTCCAAATAAAGCTTCAACATGTTCTTTTGACAAGTGTATATGTCTGTTTGAAATTCCAACAGGAATTGTTTTATCCTGTTTCTTTCTTTCTTCTATCAATCTAAAAATCTCTTCTAATAACTTTTCTAAATTTGGTGTTTCCATTTCTTACCCCTTCATTGAAGCAACTATTTGATCTATTAATCCTAATAACTCTTCTTTACCTAAGCTATTAATAGTCTCCTCAATATTTTCAAATCTTTCTTTACATTGATTTTTAACTTCAACGTTATGACTCATACTATTATTTAGTTTTAATTCATTACTTTCAATTAAACCATAAGCCACTCTTTTTAAGTTTAAAAGATGAAGTGGAGTTACGTTTTCTGAAACAGAACTTCCTCCCCATGTTCCACAACCTAATGTAAACGCTGGCATCAATCCTGTAGTTGCTCCTGTTCCTCCTTGAGAACCTCCTGCATTTACTAAAATTCTTGATGCTGGTTTTTTAGCAAATTTTCTAACTACATTTTTATCCTCTGTATGAATACTCATTGTATGTCCAATTCCATTTTGAAGTAGTTCTATACTTAATTCACATGCTTCATGCCAATCATTAACTACATAGAATCCTAATACAGTTGTAAGCTTTTCATATGATAATGGATATCCAGGTCCTACTCCATTTTGTCTTCCAACTAAAACTTTTGTTCCTTCTGGCACACAAATTCCAGCTTCTTTTGCAATATATTCAGCTGCTCTTCCTACAAATTTTGCATTCATTGCATGTCCTTGTTTAAATAATAGCTTACATACTTTAGCTGTTTCATCTTCGCTCATAAAGTATGCTCCTTGCTTTCTTAACTCACTGATTACTTCATTTTCATTACATTTTTCACAAACTATTGATTGTTCTGAAGCACATATAGTACCATTATCAAAAGTTTTACTTGCAATAATTCTTTCTACTGCTTTTTGAACATTTGCTGTTCTTTCAATATAAGCTGGAGAGTTTCCTGCACCTACTCCTAATGCTGGTTTTCCAGAACTATAAGCAGCTTTTACCATTCCTGGCCCTCCAGTTGCAATTATCATAGCAACTTCTGGAGCTTTCATTAATTCATTTGTTGCTTCCATAGTACAAATTTCTACACAGTTGATAATATCTTCTGGAGCTCCTGCTGCTATAGCTGCTTCTTTCATTAATCTTGCAGCTTCTCTAGTACATTTTTGAGCTGATGGATGTGGTGAAAATAAAATAGCATTTCTTGATTTTAGAGCTATTATAGATTTATAAATAGCTGTAGATGTTGGGTTTGTTGAAGGTACTATTCCTAGAACAAGTCCCATAGGTTCTGCAACTGTTAATGTTTTTTTCTCTTCATCCTCTTCTATGATATCTACTGTTTTCATATCTTTTATAGCTTCATAAACCATTGTAGATGCCATATGATTTTTAAATTCTTTATCTTGAACCTTTCCAAAACCTGTTTCTTCAACTGCCATTTTTGCTAAATAAAATCTATTTTCTTCAGCAACTCTTACCATATTTTTTAAAATACATTCAACTTGTTCTTGAGTATATTCAGCCATTTTTGCTGCTGCAATTTTTCCTCTTCTTGCAAGGTCTCTTGCTCTTTGAATTGATTCCAAATCCTTATCAAATTCCATTATTCTTCACCTCTTAAATTATAAAACTCTAGTATTCTATTTATTAAATTTTCCTTATTAAGTTTTGAAATTGTTCTGTTACTTAAATTTAGTTCTTGATATTCTTTCAGCAATTTTCTTAGTTCTGAAATTTTTAATATATTTAATTTAGAAATTATTTCCTCTTTTTTATTCTCCCTTAAATATTCCTCAATATCTTTTCTAGTAAACTTTTTTTCTTCGATTGCTATTTCTATCTTTTCCTCTTCAACAATTTCCAGATTTTCTACTTGAGAATCAGCTTCTAAACTATCACTAAATATTTCATCTTCACTTTCTGTTTCTTCAATTTTTTCAACAACTATCTCTTTTTCTAAGACCTGTTCTTTAACTTCTACATCAGTTATATTTTCATCAGTTATATTTTCTTTTATCTCTTCTTTTTTTTGTCCAAATTCCATTATAGCTTTTAAATCCTCATGTGGTCTCGGGATAATATGTTCAGAAATTAAGAACTCCTCACCTAAAGTTTTTACTGCTGCAACACCTGCATCTACAGCTGCTCTAACTGCTCCTACATCTCCATTTACTATTATTGTAACTAGTCCTCCACCAACATAAACTTTTTCTAAAATTTGAACATTTGCTGATTTTGTCATAGAATCTGCACTTTCAATAGCAGCTAACAATCCTTTTGTTTCAATCATTCCTATTGCCTGCATCTACTATTTCCCCTCCAAAATCAAATTTTCTCTAGTCCATGAAATTTTTTCAGAGATGGAAAAAAACTTAGCTCTCTCTTCTATATGAAAATTAATAGCTTTTACTGTTGAAGGAATATAAATAATATCTCCCTCTTTTCCTTCATAAGTTCTTTTATCTATTTCAAAGGAAACTTTTCCATCAGTGATATAAAGAATCTCTTCTGAGGCTATCTTCTTTAAAAAATTAGAGTTTTCTATCTCTAAAATAGTTGCTCTTTTCTCTTTATCTTGTAAAACTTCTTGATATGAAATATTTACATTTTCATCTTTTATATGGTTAAAAGTCATATTTTTCCCTTTTATAAGAGTAAAACCTGACAAATCTTTTTCTTGATCAAAATTTTTCTTAGTCAATAAGCTCATTATTAAATCACGATATGTCTCTTCTTTAGCTAATAGTTTAAAAAAATCTATAACCTTCTCCATATCTATATCTTTAAATTCTCTTTTAGTGTCAGCAAATTTTTCTTTTAAAACTATTTCCATGTTATTATTTGCTATAATATCTTTAGCTGAAGGTGTTAAAATAGTTTTAGAAGTTATATAAACTTTTTTCTCGCCTTTTTCCAAGATCTCTTCAATTTGGCTGGCACATATTAACTCTTTCATCTTTTCACACCCTTTCACTATTAATCAAGAATACAATCTGCATCTATTATTCCAACTACCACAGCATCTGCTGGAATTCTTTCATCATTAAACATCTCTCTCGCTGATGATCCTATTGAAATAATAACTCTATCTCCTATTCCAGCACCTATAATATCTGCAGCTATTATTCTTTTTCCTGTTCTTGATTCATCTCCAGTTAGTTCTTCAACTAATAAGAATTTTAAACCATTTAATTTTTCAGCTTTTCTTGTAGCCCAAACATTTGAAATTACCTTTGCAAGTATCATTTTTCCTCCCTTAATCTAAAATATTAGAAGTACAACTTAATGCTATTCCCAATGGTGTTACAAACATAGGGTTTTTAGGCTTATATGTATGGACTTTTGTATATTTTTCTATTATTTCTTCTATCCCTGTTAAACAGGCTGTTCCCCCAACTAAAGAGATACTATCAACATCATAACCATCTATATGATCCGCTATAATTGATGCAACTTTCTCTATAACAGGTTTTAATACTGGTAATAACTCCTTATGATTCTTAGGATCTCTCTTATATTTATCTGCTTCTTCAAAATTCTTTCTATACATTCCAGAAATTACTAATGAAAAATGTGTTCCTCCAGTAGCTTCATCTGCAACTGCTATCACTTCTCCATTTTTTATTATAGAAGTTCCTGTAGTTCCTCCACCTATATCAACTACTGCACCATTTTGTAATTTTAAAACTTCATTAGCAGCTGTTGGCTCATCTAAAATATTTGTAAGTTCAAATCCTGCAGCTTGAACAACATTCTTTACAGCTCCTCCATCTAAACTATCTGTTCCTGGTGGAAGGGCTACTGCTGCATAAATTAATTCTGTTTGAAGTTTTTTCTCTAACTCCTCTTTCATCTCTCTAACTAATTTTATTGCACCGATGTAATCAACTACCATTCCATCTTTGACAACATCTGCATATTTATATGCTCCTGCTACAGGTTTATAATTTTCATCTAGAACAGCTAAAACAACACAAGCAGTTCCTAAATCAACTCCTGTATAATATACTGATGATTTTCTTAATATTGGTTTCTTTATAACTTTTTCAAACTCCTCTACTAATTCATCACAGTATCTATAATCTATTTGTTTTTCTGACACTGTTCTCCTCCTAATAATTCAACTACTATATTAAAGATCTTGCTCTTCACATATTTTAAATTTTGAAGAAAGATTTTCATATCATCATCAATTTCACTCTCTAAAATCTCTTCTTCTAAAAAGCTCATTTCATATAAAATAGAGTGTAACTTAAATATTCCCACTGCATTTTTATTGTGAATATAGATATCATGGATCTCTACATCTTCCAACATTATATTTTCTATTTTTTCTTCCTTTAAACTATTTTTCTTATTTAAACTTCTAAAGCTTCTAGCAACTTCTAAAAGTTTTTGAGCTAAAGGCATATTTTTTTCTAAATTCTCAGATACTAAAGAAAAAAGTTGTGATTCAAAAGATTTGATTTTATAGACATATTTGCTTTTTTTCAAGTTAATTTTTTCTTCTACTTTTATAATATTGATATTTTTATTAAATTTAACTTGTTCCTTCTTTGGCTCTTTAACTTTTTTTATCTCTTCTTTTTCCTCTTTATTTTCTACTTTTATTCTTTTATCTACTAAAAATTGTCGCCCTCCTGGAGTTAATCTTTGCTCCTTTTCTAATTTAAAAATTTCAAAGGGCGTTTTTTTATATATTTCTCTTAAATATTGTTCGGTAATAAATTTAAGCATTATTTTTCACCTACCATGCTCTTTTACCTAAAAAATTTTTAATGTCTTATAACTTTTACAGACATACCACTATTTTTTATGTACCCTTCTATTCTTTCTAAATCTTCAGATGACAAGCTTGGGTCCTCTTTTATAGCATATTCCATTCCTAACTGGTTATATTTATTAACTCCCATCTTATGATAAGGTAATAAATCTACACCTTTTAAGTTTTTATAATTTTTATACGGTAACAAAAGCTCAACTAATTTTTCTATATCTTCTTTGCTATCGTTTACTCCCTTTAATAAAGGAAGTCTTATATGAACATTATATTTATTCTCTAATAAATACTTTAGATTTTTTATAATCTGTTCATTTCTTACTCCAGTCCAATAAAAATGCTTTTCAGAATCTATCTGTTTTAAGTCAAAAAGAAACAGATCTACAAATTCAGCAACTTTTTCTATAACACTGCTTGAGGTATATCCACAAGTTTCAATAGCTGTATTGATTCCTTCATTCTTACATGCCATTAATAAACTTAGTGCTGCTTCTGGTTGCATTAAAACTTCTCCACCTCCAAGAGTAACTCCCCCTCCTGAAGTCTCGTAAAAAGGTCTATCCTCTTCTACTATTTTTAAGATTTCTGAAATGCTTTTTTGTTCCCCAACTATACTAATAGCTGAATTATAACAAGCCTCTTCACATTTTCTACAACCTATACAATCTGTAGTCCTGTCTATAAGATGAGTGCCATCTGCACTCATCTTATGTACTCCTACAGGACAAACATTTACACAAGCACCACAGTCTTGACATAGATTCTTTTTAAAAAGCACTCTACTTTTTTTCATTAATCCTTCAGGATTTGCACACCATTTACATCTCAATGGACACCCTTGGAAAAAAACTAATGTTCTTACTCCCGGTCCATCATACATGTTATATTTTTGTATATTAAATATAGTGGCTTTCCTTTCTATAAGACTATTCTGCTCTTTATTCATATCATTTTCTCCATATTTTTAAAAATGTGTTAATACAGTTCTACTAATAATCTCATCTTGTACATCTTTACATAGTTCAACGAAATATGCACTATATCCTGCAACACGTACTATTAGATCTCTATGAGCTTCTGGATTAATTTGAGCATCTTTTAACACTTTATTATCTAAGTAGTTAAATTGCATCTCTCCAAGTTGTAACATACATGCTGTACGTAACAATGTGATTATTCCATTTTCTCCCTCTGGAGTTTCTAGTAGTCCAGATATTAGTTTGAAGTTATGAACCATTCCAATATTCATATTGTCACAAGACATTTTTGATACTGATTTAATTATAGCTGTAGGTCCTTTTGTATCTGAACCTTGGCTTGGACTGATTCCATCTGATAATGGTGTCCATGCTTTACGTCCATTTGCTGTAGCTCCTGTTAATTGTCCAAATGGAGTATTGTTAGAAATTGATAGTGTTCCATGACTTAACACAGAGTATAGTGTCTTATATTTTCTGTGTTCCATCTCTGTAAAGTTAATTAGATCAGTTGCTATATAGTCAGCATAGTCATCATCATTTCCATATTTTGGAGCTTCTATACAATCTTTTCTAACTTTTTCATATCCTACAAAGTCAGCTTTAAGAGCATCTCTTATCTCTTTTAAAGTATATTTTTTATCATCAAATACTAATTTTTTAATTGCTGCCATTGAGTCAACATAAGTTGCTAGTCCACTCCATACAACTCCTGGTCCAAAGTTATACATAGCTCCACCAGCTTCTACTCCTCTACCTTTTTCCATACATCCTTCATACATTAATGACATTAAAGGTTTTGGTGCTACTTCTCTGTGAACTCTTTGAGATATTACAGTTGCTATACTTGTCCATTTTGTTATATATTTAATTTGTTCTTTTACTGCTGCATCAAACTCTTCATAAGTTTTAAATTGATCTAAATCTCCTAGATCTGGACAAACTTGTTTTCCATACCATAGAGGTACTCCATTATTTAACACAAGTTCTATACAAATAGGCCATTGTGTATATCCTGTTGATGTCCATTGATATAATCTTCCAGCTTTTTGAGGTTCAACACATCCCATTAAGCAATAATCTCTTGCATCTTCTATAGATACACCTTTTGCTAGCATCATTTTGATATGTACATCATCAAAGTGACAAGCTGGGAATCCTAATCCTGCTTTAATTACTTGAACAATTTTCTTTAAGTAAGCATTTGGTGATCCTTTATGAATACGACATGCCAATGATGGTTGATATACTTTTACATGTCTTACAGCATCCATTAATAAGTATGTTAAATCATTTGTAGCATCTACTCCTGATCTAGTAACTCCTCCTACACACATATTTACAAATGGTTGATATCCTGCGAAGAATTTAGATCCTCCTTCACTTGTGATCCACATAACTTCAGACATTTTTATAAGCATACATCCTGCTAATTCAAATGCTTCAAATTTTGACATTCTTCCACTTTCAATATCAGCTTTAAAGAATGGATACATATATTGGTCAACACGTCCAATTGACATTCCTGTTTGGTTTTCTTCTACTACTAAAAGTGATTCTATTGTCCAAACTGCTTGAATTGCTTCCCAGAAAGTTGTAGGTTTATGTGCTGGAACTCTTGCGTTAACTTCAGAAATTTTTAATAGTTCAGCTTTTCTTTTTGGATTTGTTTCTTTTGCAGCTAATTCAGCAGCGTAATCTGATAGACGTTTAGCATATATCATTACCCCTTCAGCTGTATCTATTATTGATTTATAGAAATAGATCTTATCAATATCTTCTGGATTAGCATATGATAAAGTTTCTAATTTTTCTTCTGCTTCTCTTTTAATATCAAGCATTCCTTTTTTCATTAAGATTACGTCATATCCTGGGTTTGAGTCTCCTCCACCATTAACTGCATGATATGAACAATCTGAAACAAAAGATTCTCCTGATAATTCCCATACTCCAGCTTCTCTATATTGATCTTCACAATACTCATCTACTGATTTTCCTCTCCAGAATGGGAAAATTTGCTCTCTTAGAACTTTTTTATCCTCTTCAGAAATATAGAATGGGTCTTGAGGTCTTTTTCCAATAGTATCTAATTCAGTTTCCATCCATCTCCAAGCAATATCTGGAGAAAATGCTCCTGCTCTAGGAGCTCCATTAGGGCATCCTACGATTAACTCATTATCTTGAATAACTAGAGGAGCTGTTTCACAACAATGTTTGAAACTTTTTCCTCTTAAAATAGCTTTTGGCATTCCTGGATTTTCTTGAGCTATTTTAGTAATAACTTTTGCTCTGTGTATTGTTATTGATGGAACTTGTTTAAGATAATTTTCTCTTAATTTTTTTAATCTTTCAGTTATTCCTTCTGGAACTTCTGTTTCACAATGGTCTGAACAACAATGGTGATTAGTTTCTTTTCTTATTTCATTAGAAACTCCTTGAAACATCTTTAATAAAGATTCACGTTCTTCATTAGACATATTTTCTGTAGCTTCCATAAATTTATTTAAAAATTCACGAATTTCCATTTCTTCCTCTCCTTTACTTTAGTATTGTTTTTATAATCTCTTTAAGTTTTTCTTCTAAATTTTTATTTTTTAAAATCTCTTCTACTTTTCTTACTCCGTATCCAACTTTTCTAATATAAATTAGATTTCTAGGAGAAACATTACAAGAAGTTATTCCCTTTCCTATTACTCCACTTCCCAAAGTCATAGCTGGAAAAAGATTAGTTGTTATTCCTAAGCTACCAAAACTTCCTCCAGTATTTACTAAAACTCTTCCAACTGGTTTTTTCAATATAAATTGTTCTATTATATTTTCATCCTGAGAGTGTATTATTAATGTATGTCCTTGTTTATCACTTAATAAAAGTTCTATACATTTTTCACAAGCATTTTTCCAATCCTCTTCTACATAAAGATCAAGTACTGGACAAAGCTTTTCTTTAGAATATTCACTATCTAATGTTAAATATTTTTCATTAGTTATTAATAACTTCACATTTTTTTCTACTTTTATTCCAGCTTTCTCTGCTAAAAATTGTGAACTTTTTCCTATATAGTTTTTATTAAATTTTCCAAATTTATCAAAAATAATCTCTTTTAATCTCTTAGATTCCTCTTCATTTAGGAAATAAGCATTATTTTTTATAAACTCTTTTTTTACCTCTTCCAAGATAACTTTTTCTACAACTATTATCTCTTCACTTCCAGGAATAATACCATTATCAAAAGTTTTACTATCTACTATATTTTTTACTGCTTCTTTGATATCTGCTGTTCTTTCTATAAATATTGGGCTATCTCCATTTCCTCCATAGATATATGATTTCCCACTTGTTTTTATCTCATCTAAAAGTTCATCTATCCCAGTATTTAATATAAGATTTATATCTTTATGATTTAACAGCTCTTTGCTTCCATTTAGTGAGCATCTGCTTATATAAGAGATAATCCCTTGAGGTGCACCTGATCTTTCTATAATATCTACAATTGTATCCATTACTTTTTTAGTAGTTTTTTTAGCTTTCTTAGACATTCCAAAAACTATTCCATTCCCTGATTTAATAGCTATTATACTTTTATAAATTAGAGTGGAAACTATATTAGCTTCTGAACAAAAAGCTGCAATTACTCCTACAGGAACACCAACATCTAAAGTTTTATCTTCTCTGTTATTTTCAATTACTCCTACACATCTCATATTTTTTAAAGCTTTTTCTAAATTATTTAAAAACAATTCTAGTTTTAATTTTTTATCTTCAACATTTCCTATCTCTGTTTCCTCATAATCTAGTTTTGCAAACTCTTCTATATGATCTTTTATTTCTTTAAAAATATTATTTACAATGAAATCTAGTTGTTCTTGAGAGAAATTTTTTACTATTTTCTGTGCTTCTCTTGCATTTTCAACTAATATTCTTGCCTCTTGCATAGAAAGTAAGTCGTTATCTATAATATCCATTTCTCTTCACCTTCATGTAAAACTATAAATTTTCAATAGCATATCTATCTATTATCTTTTGTAAATCATTGTGTGGTCTAGCAATTACTACTGAACTATATAAATTTCCACCTTCCATATTATTTACAGCATATACTCCTGCATCAACTGCTGCTTTACAAGCTCCTACATCTCCAGTTACAATTACAGATATATACCCTGATGCAACATTTTCATACCCAACTAGTTCAACATCTGCTGCTTTACACATAGCATCTGCTGCTTCTAAAGCAAATACCAGTCCAAATGTTTCTATTAATCCTATTGCTTCACGTCTTATCATATCCCTACTCCTTCTATTCTCCATCTATATCATGAACTGAAACTATTTTTCCTACTTCACTAATAGGTCTTGGCATAACATTTTTTGCTGTAAGTGTACCAATTGCTTTTGCTGCTGCTGCTCCAGCTTCAACTGCTGCTGTTACTGCTGCCACATCACCTTTTATCATTATTGTTACTAATGTAGATCCTATATTTTCATAAGATACAAGTTCTACATTTGCTGCTTTTAACATCTTATCTGCTGCATCTAAAGCTGGAACTAACCCTATTGTTTCCACAAGCCCTAATGCTTCATTTCCATAATATTTCATCTTTTCCTCCTTCTTTTTAGTCCTTTATAAAGCTATTTATTGTTTCTTTACTTTCTTCACTTGCTTGATAATAGATAATTAATTCCCCATCATCACTTAAATCTGCTGCTACCTCTTCTATTAATCCATTTGCCTCTGCTGTTAGAAGAGCATCTTTTATATCTTTTTTGTTAAATGCTTTAAAAGATGAATACTCATTTTTTAATGCTTCCATTACATCATCTGCTGATGCTTTAGAAACTTTTGTAAAATATTTTAATATAGCATAATTTAATGGTTTCATTAATTTTCCTCCTTTTTCTTGAAAAAATCTAATGGATTTACAGCAATTAATAATATTCCAAAGATCATAACTACTGCTCCTATCCAAGCAACTGTTGGTAAGTTCCATCCTTCAATTCCTGAAATAACTCCTAAAAATAACCAACAGAAGAAAGGACTAAAGAATGAATAAGTTCCATTACATGCTGTTCCAAGTCCTGCTCCACACATACTATTTCCTTTATACCAAGTCATAAATGAAACAAATGTTGATAATCCACTTAATGCAAACCAGATCATTGCCGGCATACTTGTTAACGCTTGTATAGTTAATGAAGTTGAAATATCAATTCCTCCTGCCATTATTCCAATTGCTGGAACAACTATGAAAAGGTTTACAATTCCACAAGTTAATTGTCTTACACAGATTCCTATTTGAGTATCAACCATTGCTGAAGCATATCCAGCTACACAACCTTCAAATCCCCAACCAAATGCTGCTATAATTGCAATAATAAGTCCTAATAAAAGTTCTGTTGAGAAGTTCTCTCCCATTCCTGTACTACCAATCATAAAACTAGCAAAAACACAAATTCCTATTCCTAAAGCCATTCTTTTATTTATCTCTTGTTTATAAAAGATTTTTCCTAAGATAGCTGCTATTGCAGGACATAATGCTGAAATTGGAACTATTATAGATCCTGCCATTTGTAGTGCTACAACAAATGCTGTTCCTGCTATTGGTCCCCCTATTAATGCTGCAAGCATAATTTGCTTACCAGGTTTTGTATTTAATGTTCTTAAAAAATCTTGAAATTTTCCTTGATATATTGAGTTCAATATCGCCCAAAATGAACTTGAAATATCATTTATTGCATTTCCTAAAGCTGCTAGAAGATAAACTATTACAAATGCTGAAAGTCCTGCTGTGTTTTCTCCATACCAGTCTGACCATACTCCTTTTGTCATTCCCAATGTTAAGCATGCTGTATAGATACCATATGTTATTCCAGAAAATAACGCTATTTGTATTCCCTTCTTTAAAAATTTATTCTTAACTTCAGCCTTCAATTTAAGAATTTTTATCTCTTTTTCCGTTAATTCACTGTTGATCATCTAACTCCTCCTAAAAAATATTAATATTATTTTTAAATTATTCTAATTTAGACTAAAAGGTTGGCTTAAATCTTTTTCAAATTTATTATAGACCTTCCATTTAAGGTTAAAGTCAAATATTTTTTCATTTTTTATGACAGTTCTTTTATAGAACGTTAACTTCTAAAATTATTCTTTTATTTCTTTTTCAAAATTAATTAAAGTGTCATTTTGGTAAATTAATGTCTGATTTTTATTTTTGTATATATTTTTAGTCAAAATTAAAACCTTCCATATAGGTGGAAGGTTTTGATTTTATATAATAAAAAAGACCTTAATACTTTTACTAAGGTCTTTTTATACTAAATTATTGTATTTTTAATTTCACCATTATCTCTGTAACATACTTTTGTTCATCTTTTGTGCTCCAATAATCAATCACATATCTTTCAAAACATATATCATCATATTTATAGTTATGGTATTTCAACCAATCTTTTATTTTTTTATATGTTTCATCAATATTTTCATGTGATCCTATATGATAAGCTGAAGCCACCATATAACCACCATATTTAGTTAATTTATCACTTGAACATTTTTTT
It includes:
- the cutC gene encoding choline trimethylamine-lyase, with protein sequence MEIREFLNKFMEATENMSNEERESLLKMFQGVSNEIRKETNHHCCSDHCETEVPEGITERLKKLRENYLKQVPSITIHRAKVITKIAQENPGMPKAILRGKSFKHCCETAPLVIQDNELIVGCPNGAPRAGAFSPDIAWRWMETELDTIGKRPQDPFYISEEDKKVLREQIFPFWRGKSVDEYCEDQYREAGVWELSGESFVSDCSYHAVNGGGDSNPGYDVILMKKGMLDIKREAEEKLETLSYANPEDIDKIYFYKSIIDTAEGVMIYAKRLSDYAAELAAKETNPKRKAELLKISEVNARVPAHKPTTFWEAIQAVWTIESLLVVEENQTGMSIGRVDQYMYPFFKADIESGRMSKFEAFELAGCMLIKMSEVMWITSEGGSKFFAGYQPFVNMCVGGVTRSGVDATNDLTYLLMDAVRHVKVYQPSLACRIHKGSPNAYLKKIVQVIKAGLGFPACHFDDVHIKMMLAKGVSIEDARDYCLMGCVEPQKAGRLYQWTSTGYTQWPICIELVLNNGVPLWYGKQVCPDLGDLDQFKTYEEFDAAVKEQIKYITKWTSIATVISQRVHREVAPKPLMSLMYEGCMEKGRGVEAGGAMYNFGPGVVWSGLATYVDSMAAIKKLVFDDKKYTLKEIRDALKADFVGYEKVRKDCIEAPKYGNDDDYADYIATDLINFTEMEHRKYKTLYSVLSHGTLSISNNTPFGQLTGATANGRKAWTPLSDGISPSQGSDTKGPTAIIKSVSKMSCDNMNIGMVHNFKLISGLLETPEGENGIITLLRTACMLQLGEMQFNYLDNKVLKDAQINPEAHRDLIVRVAGYSAYFVELCKDVQDEIISRTVLTHF
- the eutJ gene encoding ethanolamine utilization protein EutJ, with the translated sequence MSEKQIDYRYCDELVEEFEKVIKKPILRKSSVYYTGVDLGTACVVLAVLDENYKPVAGAYKYADVVKDGMVVDYIGAIKLVREMKEELEKKLQTELIYAAVALPPGTDSLDGGAVKNVVQAAGFELTNILDEPTAANEVLKLQNGAVVDIGGGTTGTSIIKNGEVIAVADEATGGTHFSLVISGMYRKNFEEADKYKRDPKNHKELLPVLKPVIEKVASIIADHIDGYDVDSISLVGGTACLTGIEEIIEKYTKVHTYKPKNPMFVTPLGIALSCTSNILD
- a CDS encoding phosphate propanoyltransferase, whose protein sequence is METPNLEKLLEEIFRLIEERKKQDKTIPVGISNRHIHLSKEHVEALFGKDYSFEKIKDLSQVGQFACKETVTICGPKGCIEKVRVLGPERKYTQVEVSAGDCIKLGVKSVVRLSGDITGTPGITVVGPKGSIYLSEGVMVSQRHIHMTPEDATKFGVKDGDKVAIKVTGERGGILENTIVRVTTTSALECHLDVEEANAFGLNSKSRITILEEK
- a CDS encoding EutN/CcmL family microcompartment protein — protein: MILAKVISNVWATRKAEKLNGLKFLLVEELTGDESRTGKRIIAADIIGAGIGDRVIISIGSSAREMFNDERIPADAVVVGIIDADCILD
- a CDS encoding BMC domain-containing protein — protein: MQAIGMIETKGLLAAIESADSMTKSANVQILEKVYVGGGLVTIIVNGDVGAVRAAVDAGVAAVKTLGEEFLISEHIIPRPHEDLKAIMEFGQKKEEIKENITDENITDVEVKEQVLEKEIVVEKIEETESEDEIFSDSLEADSQVENLEIVEEEKIEIAIEEKKFTRKDIEEYLRENKKEEIISKLNILKISELRKLLKEYQELNLSNRTISKLNKENLINRILEFYNLRGEE
- a CDS encoding acetaldehyde dehydrogenase (acetylating); the protein is MEFDKDLESIQRARDLARRGKIAAAKMAEYTQEQVECILKNMVRVAEENRFYLAKMAVEETGFGKVQDKEFKNHMASTMVYEAIKDMKTVDIIEEDEEKKTLTVAEPMGLVLGIVPSTNPTSTAIYKSIIALKSRNAILFSPHPSAQKCTREAARLMKEAAIAAGAPEDIINCVEICTMEATNELMKAPEVAMIIATGGPGMVKAAYSSGKPALGVGAGNSPAYIERTANVQKAVERIIASKTFDNGTICASEQSIVCEKCNENEVISELRKQGAYFMSEDETAKVCKLLFKQGHAMNAKFVGRAAEYIAKEAGICVPEGTKVLVGRQNGVGPGYPLSYEKLTTVLGFYVVNDWHEACELSIELLQNGIGHTMSIHTEDKNVVRKFAKKPASRILVNAGGSQGGTGATTGLMPAFTLGCGTWGGSSVSENVTPLHLLNLKRVAYGLIESNELKLNNSMSHNVEVKNQCKERFENIEETINSLGKEELLGLIDQIVASMKG
- the cutD gene encoding choline TMA-lyase-activating enzyme; the protein is MNKEQNSLIERKATIFNIQKYNMYDGPGVRTLVFFQGCPLRCKWCANPEGLMKKSRVLFKKNLCQDCGACVNVCPVGVHKMSADGTHLIDRTTDCIGCRKCEEACYNSAISIVGEQKSISEILKIVEEDRPFYETSGGGVTLGGGEVLMQPEAALSLLMACKNEGINTAIETCGYTSSSVIEKVAEFVDLFLFDLKQIDSEKHFYWTGVRNEQIIKNLKYLLENKYNVHIRLPLLKGVNDSKEDIEKLVELLLPYKNYKNLKGVDLLPYHKMGVNKYNQLGMEYAIKEDPSLSSEDLERIEGYIKNSGMSVKVIRH